A portion of the Flavobacterium limnophilum genome contains these proteins:
- a CDS encoding non-canonical purine NTP diphosphatase: protein MKLVFATNNKNKILEVQQMLPSSIEIISLESIGCFEEIPETADTIEENAIMKANYVTQKYGYDCFADDTGLEVDALNGEPGVFSARYAGEQRNSDDNMDKLLEALINKTDRNAQFKTVIALNSNGQQHLFTGIARGEITLEKTGNQGFGYDPIFQPEGFEATFAQLSLEEKGAISHRGKATAQLIGFLKN, encoded by the coding sequence ATGAAACTCGTTTTTGCCACCAACAACAAAAATAAAATCCTTGAAGTCCAACAAATGCTTCCCTCCTCTATCGAAATCATTAGCCTGGAAAGCATTGGCTGCTTCGAAGAAATTCCCGAAACTGCTGATACCATCGAGGAAAATGCCATTATGAAAGCCAATTACGTGACCCAAAAATACGGATACGACTGCTTTGCCGACGACACTGGGCTAGAAGTGGATGCCTTAAACGGTGAACCTGGAGTCTTTTCTGCACGATATGCTGGCGAACAACGTAACTCCGATGACAACATGGACAAACTACTGGAAGCGTTAATTAACAAGACCGATAGAAATGCCCAATTCAAGACCGTAATTGCCCTAAATAGCAACGGACAACAACATCTTTTTACCGGAATTGCACGCGGCGAAATCACTTTGGAAAAAACAGGAAACCAAGGCTTTGGCTACGACCCCATTTTTCAACCGGAAGGATTTGAGGCGACTTTTGCGCAACTTTCACTCGAAGAAAAGGGCGCCATCAGCCATCGTGGCAAGGCTACAGCACAACTCATAGGCTTTCTAAAAAACTAA